tcacatggagctgcacattttgagtggtgaaaggtcaaggtcatctttcaaggtcaaaggtcaaacaaacaaatccaagggaagtaataagctttaaagggaggtaattaatggacctgccaaatgataattaaaaaaaaaattaatcaaagcggtgcagaagggggcattgtgttctgacaaacacttgtcttgtttaatgttattttacattaacttcttcatttctacaccgatttacttccaattgatactgaacatctcttatgacaatacagacaatctcaactatgcatggccccatttccaaccctggggcgctccctgggtcaaacatgccacgtggggatacacgtcggcctctgcggcgccatttctagtttaagaCATGGCctgttttgattatgtttttttaatccattacattttaaataataataataataataatatttgtatttatttattttattttagttaagGAATTTAATTCTCGTTAATGATTCTTAAGGTAATTATGATTCATGTTGCTTTTTCAGAcagtgcactgatgtggctcttaTTTCTGATACAATCAAAAAGATGTCAGTGGATATGCAACAGTTGTCAAACAgtcttcaaaatattttatgatgaATTTAATACGTTTTAAAGTAAACAAGAGGCCATCATTCAGTCTGTGGAGGTATCATGGAgtgaaaaactgcaagaaattAAAGACCTTCGAAAGAAATTAAATGCTGCTTTGGATGCACTTGAAAATACAACCTTGAAAGAACTGGATGAAATGAGGACCACACTGCAAAGCTCTCTCAAGAAAGATGTTGACAACTGCAGCAGGCTGAAGGATGAACTGAAACAACTCAGTGAAGCTGTAAATGTCCTTTGTAATAAGAGCAAGAAAGAAATTGAGTTCATAGCCAGCAGAAAATGTATGGACAAAATAAACAAGTCAGCATCATACCTGAAAGATTAACAAATAAAGTTGCAGAGTTCAATAATATTTAAGGCAAACACTGACATTGAGAAGTACCTGTCTCAACCGGCAGGTCTAGGAAGGATTAAAGAGATAATTCCAGACCAGATTTTAACTGTGGATAGCAAATCTGAGTTTATGATAAGCATACCGAGTGACACAAATGATACTTGCTTCATCGGTGGCATTTGCAGCCTGCCCAGTGGCCAGGTCATTGTTATAGATCAAAATAACAAAAGAGTGAAGCTGTTGGACCAGCATTACACTCTGTCCAGTCACTGTAATTTGTCAGGCGATCCTTGGGACATTTGCAAAATAACATCCAATGAGGTGGCTGTAACTGTTTATAAATATGTGCAGTTTATCTCTGTGACCAATGGGCAACTGGTGAATGTAAGGAAGTTCCAGTTACCGCATGAAGCTGTAGGTATTGCCTACCATCAAGGAGCATTGTATGTCACTTCTTACAATGCCCTGTACCACTTCACTCTGAAGGGATCACTTGTGAAAAAACTCTACGAGGATGGCATTAAATCTATTTCAAATACAggtaaatgtttgtttgttttgtaatataaataAAGGATTATCTTCGTTGTTTAACACTTATGAAAacttttgtaataagttttgaaaacaaaaataagataAGAGCAATTATGGTATTACATATATAATTATCCTGATTAACTGATTTATAAGAAACCTATAGATATTCTGACTGAAATACTGGTGTATTTATTGTATGAAAAAAAAGATAACCAGAGTGGAATCTGTATCTCACAGTGTAAAATCATTTGCTTATAGAAAAACCCAGACTTTTTAATGATGATATAAATGGACAGAATCACATCATAATGATATAATGACATTGTGAtagcatgtatatacatgtattcgcaTAGTTCCATTatagttttatgtttatgttcaaaatttataaatcatttgttgCATTTGTGagttattatgttgtttttcattGTAATTAGGTAATTAGTAATTGGATTTTTTCACGGCTGGTGGGTTCCAATCGTTCATATCACACTTGTTGATTGTATGGAATTATAATCCCATCACCTTGTGGGTTTTTGAATCACAATGTCACTTAATCAATTTATGCTACGCAAATTAAACCATCGGAACACCTATGTataaaatgttcaatgttttacAGTGTTTAAATGTGCAGTGAGTCCTGATGGGGACAGGATCTATGTCACCAACTGCAAAATGCACAAGCTCATCACTCTGGCTTCAGATGGCACCGTGATATCCACCTTCACGGACGATGAACTTCAAAAACCATGGGGTATCCATGTCacacctgcaggacaagtgctTGTCTGCGGATGCAACTCAAATACTGTCATACAGGTGGATCGGCAGGGGAAAAAGAAACTGGCAACTCTAGAATCAAACAAAGATGGAGTACGCCAGCCAGTGTCTGTCTGTTACAACAACAAGACTGACCAGATCATTGTGGGACtacataataacaataaaatcaatgttatgGAATTGCCATAGGTCTTCCATTGGAAAAAATTATATGAATACGGTTTTAGATGTTTTTTCCATGTTTTCTATGAATGGTTCATTTAGTAATAGAAATGTTATCTAGGTTGAGAGAAAAAGCTATTGATATAGTTTGtcttttgttaaataattattttttttatttaaatgtgttgttctTATGCTTTAAAGATCGTTTAAAACAAGCAAGCATGACAacgtgggagcagtggtctaatggtaggacgctggcttagggatcaaGAGGTCCCAGGTTTGAATCCCGCCCtaaccactggaatttccttgagcaagaaatgaATCACACATCTGCTCAAcaccacccaggtgtataaatgggtatcTGTGGaagaaataagccaatgtgccatGGCTGTATACTGCGTCaatatgttaacggacgacttatgacccagtgatcagggaacaACTGTAAAGCACCTTTGAAGGCACATCTGAGTATGAAAAAGGGCGCTATGTAAATGTTGTATAAACAAAAAACCTATCTTTATGTATTATGTTGATACTGATTAGTTCTACTGTCTGGCtccattttatatattgtttgtcAAGAAGTAAATATTACAGTTGATATATGTTGCTGTCTTTTATACTCAGGGGTGCAGCCAGTGTTAACAAACGGCAGTAGGTCTGAACATGAACAGGACAACCTGTTTGGAAAAATGTTGTAGTATTGTAAACTTTATATATCATGCTGTTTCGATTGATGTACTTACAGTACATTTAAGCATCTATTCCGCATTATATTCCATGAGGTATGGaccatatttaaaataattggaTGCTAAAGAGAATGTTGTGAGAAGTTGCAGGCAAAATGATGTTAAACTGTTGATGTATGATGTTGGACAAGTTAGGTTATTGTTTATCGCACAACAAAGGCCTTGATGTGATGTGCAATAAAGTCACAAAAATCTGCACCAAACTGGATTTAGTTATGATTCAACCAGTTAATTTCACACAAGTTGTGGGTGAGCACCTAGCTGTTCACAAACAGCTAATTAGGATGTGCATGATTTGATTGGTCCATATATAGCAGAATAGTGACAACAGTCAGATCAGAACTTGCAAAACGCTTATGAAAATTGCAAGCGCTGAATAAACATGATGAGACAATAAGGAATGGTGTCCACATTGATTGGAAAGTTAAGGTACAGTGGAGCAGCTTTGCTAAAACTGTCTTTGGAAGCGTACACTGAAATTCAATTGAAGATGCAGTACATAACTTATTATTTGgaagattttgtttttttgaattCGATAAAATGTTATGATCACCAGGAAGCATTGCTTTGACATTTAAACTTCTTTAGGCTTACAATTTTGGTTTAAATACAGCTTACTGACATATGTTACCTCTTAAATGATAGAAGCAGGGTCTAACTTAAGTGGATGCACGCTTTCCAATTGTGGGATATAATTTGTGAGAGCAACTAATTTAAAAGAGTTGGTAGCTCGTAGGGCAAGTCATTTATCATACATAGTGACTTTTCTTTTGCATCTTTCTTCTGCTATTACTTATAATCTCTGTGTTAATATCAATGTTTatcaattatttgtaaaaaaattttagttttgcatttagCAAAAATCTGTGTTCTGTTTGGAAGTGTGTCCAACATGGCAGGCATTATGTAACAATCCAAATGTCAGAAGGCAAATATTTTAAGGATTAAGGAATGTAACAcaacattttgattttcttttatgtttagctcacctgtcacgaagtgacatggtgagattatgtgaccgtgtgatgtcctacgtccgttgtgtgtgtgtgtgtgtgttcgtccgtcaacaatttttttgtgtagacagtagaggttacagttttcatctaatcttaatgaaatttggtcagaatatttatcttgatgaaatctgggttgggaatgtatttgggtcatctggggtcaaaaactaggtcactaggttaaaaactaggtcactaggtaaaataatagaaaaaacttgtgtagacaatagaggtcgcagttttcatccaatctttatgaaatttggtcagaatgtttatcttgatgaaatctgggttgggattgtatttgggtcatctggggtcaaaattcaggtcactaggtcaaataatagaaaaatcttgtgtagacaacaGGGGTGgcagttttcattcaatatttatgaaatttcgTAAGAATgtttaatcttgatgaaatctgggttgggattgtatttgggtcatctgtggtcaaaaactaggtcactaggtcaaataatagaaaaaccttgtgtagacaatagaggtcacagttttcatccaatctttttgaaatttggtcagaatgttatgcttgtcttgatgaaatctgggttgggattgtatttgggtcatctggggtcaaaaacttggtcactaggtcaaataatagaaaaaccttgtgtagacaatagaggtcacagttttcatccaatctttataaaatttgatcaaaatgtttatcttgatgaaatctgggttgggattgtatttggatcacctggggtcaaaaattaggttaataggtcaaatattagaaaaaccttgtgtagacaatagaggtcacaggtttcatccaatctttatgaaatttggtcagaatgtttatcttgataaaatctgggttgggagtgtatttgggtcatcttgggtttaaaactaggtcactaggtcaaataaaaaaaaacatgtgtaaacaatagaggtcacagttttcatccaatctttatgaaatttggtcagaatgctgatcttgataaaatctggattgggattgtatttgggtcatcttgggtcagaaactaggtcactaggtcaaatcatagaaaacccttgtgtagacaatagaggtcacagttttcatcagatcttaattaaatattgtcagaatgtttgtcttgttaaaatctgtgttgggattgaatttgggtcatcttgggtcaaaaactaggtcactaggtcaaataaaaaaaaataatttgtagacagtagaggtcaccgTTTTCATTCaaacgtaattaaatttaacCAGAAtgtaaatcttgatgaaatctgggttgggattgtatttgggtcatctgtggtcaaaaactaggtcactagttcaaatcaTAGAaacaccttgtgtagacaatagaggtcatagttttcatctgatcttaatgaagtattttcagaatgtttatcttgataatatctgatatTGGAtggtatatgggtcatctggggtaaaaaattaggtcaccgggccaattctagtaaaaccttgtgtagatgaatgaggtcacagttttcatcacgtcttaatgacatttttgtcagaatgtattaattaatgaaatctttcttgagattgtatatgggtctgatagaatttaagttgatgtagcaaggttagtcagttGAGCGATTCAGAGCCATcacggccctcttgttttaatatttggcCTATTGTTATGGTATTCTAAATCCGAAATCAAAGTTAAAGAAACATTTACTGAACAATTAAAGATTCTCAGACATTTCAAGTTGGCCAATCTTTTTTTCACCCCATTTTTGGAAcgtttttttacttaattatcatatataaacataaatattgatcAAGCTAGAATTATATggtttttatttatacataagtGCATTAACGgtatatatgtgtttatgatACTAAATAATTATTAAGGTTAAATAATTGGactaaagaaaatatttaaaaacaaacaagtgtAGTTATCAATCCTCAACTAAAAAACACTTCTAGTTATAAGTCATTTTTGAATGATTGATAAAACATTTTGAAGGAAAAAATATCTTGTTGAAGATTATAAAAATATCTAAGTTTTGACGCAAAAAATTATTGTTCTTCAAACAAGTAaagaaaattatgaaaacaaaaGTGTGACACATGTTTCCAAGTCTAATGAATCAATGTTCTATGACATCACTTCAATCACTGACTGGTCAGAAATGGGATGTAATTAATTCTCGTTAacagaaacaaacatttaaaaaaatgtgaattaaacattaaaaacctTTATTAAATTAACTTTTGCAACATTTAATAAGGTGTTTTCATCTACAATATAGGATAAATATAGGATGTTTTTATTGACAACATTAACAGATGTTCAGAATATGGAATGTGGCTCGTGTTGGCAAAATTGCACAGTTCCCATGTATAAATCAACAGGAAATGTCTTGTTTGTGACGTGCTGTAGTATTTCTTGCAAACACAGCGTTTTTTCTTCATCCGCTATGTTGTCATCAGTTGACATTGCTTCGTCTTCATCTAGTTGCTCAACATGAGACAGAcctacattttgttttgttttgttcagtGTTGTGCGCAGATGCTGCATATAATTCTAATGGTGCATGGCATCACCCGGATCAACAATCGCATCACTCGATGATTGTTGAGAGTTTATGCTGGTCTTtctgaacattttctttaaatttgagAGCTACAGTACAGAGGTGTATGCTTTGCAAGCCAATTTGCTAAGCTCAGAGTGGATTTTGCATTTGTGCTGTAACTTGTAATAGATTATGCAATCCATGGGTTTTGGATATGTGTGGGAAACACAATCGGTtgttaataaaccattgttctTGCATAATTATGCTCAACGATTGAAGGATATTTTTGTACAGCAGTGGGTAGAAAAGTGTAATAGTGCCCCTAAACTTAAAACATACCATGGATTTAAAAGTAACTTTGATTTTGaggtatattttaaaaaattaacaattcGTAAGTTTCGAAATACCTATGTATGTTTTCGAATTTCTTCCCATAAGCTCATGATTGAAAAGGGCCGCTATTTGGACAGGGACCAAAGGTCCCGTCCTTTTTGCAAAActgatattgaaaatgaatttcattttctatTAATATGCACAACATACTTAGACCTCTGAGAAA
This is a stretch of genomic DNA from Dreissena polymorpha isolate Duluth1 chromosome 7, UMN_Dpol_1.0, whole genome shotgun sequence. It encodes these proteins:
- the LOC127837293 gene encoding uncharacterized protein LOC127837293, with amino-acid sequence MISIPSDTNDTCFIGGICSLPSGQVIVIDQNNKRVKLLDQHYTLSSHCNLSGDPWDICKITSNEVAVTVYKYVQFISVTNGQLVNVRKFQLPHEAVGIAYHQGALYVTSYNALYHFTLKGSLVKKLYEDGIKSISNTVFKCAVSPDGDRIYVTNCKMHKLITLASDGTVISTFTDDELQKPWGIHVTPAGQVLVCGCNSNTVIQVDRQGKKKLATLESNKDGVRQPVSVCYNNKTDQIIVGLHNNNKINVMELP